A stretch of Acropora muricata isolate sample 2 chromosome 7, ASM3666990v1, whole genome shotgun sequence DNA encodes these proteins:
- the LOC136923439 gene encoding uncharacterized protein, producing the protein MEPSEDRQSSSEGGVPSGEIGELLSSYPEDKPPQLRVTLKKTSDIQVISKDLNDDDHLPIDILLVTVEDCEFLSCLPFLDLHFKSYIFKIGFVYFGRMRGYSCHENLKVGLMCCPKGSTISYDPLPMIQAAMRTLQPKAVVSVGVCSSLVPEKVKMGDVVIPSKLISAEGSFHVPLGRRFNRLVKDAPYGWVAPLKNQGELQVKVHRHGDVLTQSMTGKSRGDIRKQYPGAVASDTECKDVCRAGVLTNTEWVVVKGVASYFHQSESATSDWMYFASTMAASMVAKMLNDPRVFLEWPHCSQVTPPEINLRGPRALEAYNKALTEGKSRLKRIPIMLIGQDRSGKTSLKKSLQGLRFNPKEDSTVGIDVDPSHFKVTSEIWKPGKEDQAANKEKMATSFEHRVAHLVVENLRKQELTSEVKTVYKSKHPLQDPQIPELSPTVNHSQVGSSAESFSTTQIEREENYAIMLSGVAYADDGSRVVQTADNYLTETKARENNVSSGMIPKEIETLIRELGDRVDKMESEDYLYSVLWDFAGQSVYYETHQLFLTSSAVYLLVYDLSRDPEEIAQPVERQGVFEKIKEKSCTRTNLDYLDYWMTSVSSQSSRIEDHDFYSSSTYTVLPKTLPPVLLVCTHSDKPFGGKDPSELAIKLYGSLETKPYSTQLYDDVFVVDNTKSGMQMECSEVQRLRKCILDVIKELPHTNEYIPIKWLRYEKALDVVLDEGHKRITFDHARRIASEVCQIHDHQEFVTVLDFLHDQRIIIHFDDTLELNKLVVLDPQWLIDVFKTVITVKRYDRMEKRLKDLWLKLEREGILEEKLLKHMWGSLAKEQDTFESLIAIMEKFSLLCSWSSSDEPFSRKYLVPSMLRWYPPQEITKLITSARLPSLFVKFEPGHSPSNLFPRLEVQFLQWGRKKFWSTVNPQLYKNFGRFYTKDGNSSVVLLCHSSLIEVVVHGGNVRSTKDDLQTNLGNSRAGQRDSFEVFCAREVFRQLVLLLECLRKEFCWLKRMKYQAGVICPVCCHGRTVKYCTTHHKQDCEQEECLHFIPGSELRNANQPITCTRSPAAVDNVGINDFSAWFPCSREETTTDAVSSRLLCNRREREDRTLTLPGNVAESLVSPSCNPKEIVLQLKKTLHLDQTDLKQPTPETKKMIRCLAATAKDSNRIDLVKHLREITPAGTTGPMLPGKLDICDIPVKNWKDLTVDLTVRGRWKVVADRLGLRGSEIEFLDERYRNPSEPTLEYGARRHGMNVDDLYDVLTECEMPVLADIL; encoded by the exons TGCCTAGTGGGGAGATTGGGGAACTTCTTTCATCTTACCCGGAAGACAAGCCACCTCAGCTCCGTGTCACGCTGAAAAAAACAAGTGATATTCAAGTGATATCCAAGGACTTGAACGACGATGACCATTtgccaattgatattttgctaGTGACTGTGGAAGACTGTGAGTTCTTGAGTTGCCTTCCTTTCCTAGACCTACATTTCAAAAGTTACATATTTAAGATTGGTTTTGTGTACTTTGGACGCATGAGAGGTTACAGTTGCCATGAAAACTTGAAGGTTGGATTAATGTGTTGTCCGAAAGGATCTACAATCTCATATGATCCTTTGCCAATGATTCAGGCTGCAATGAGAACTTTGCAGCCCAAGGCTGTAGTTTCAGTGGGAGTTTGCTCTAGCTTAGTCCCAGAGAAGGTTAAAATGGGAGATGTGGTCATACCTTCGAAGTTAATATCTGCAGAGGGATCATTCCATGTTCCCCTCGGCCGACGTTTTAATAGACTTGTTAAAGATGCACCCTATGGGTGGGTTGCTCCGTTGAAAAATCAAGGTGAATTGCAAGTTAAAGTACATCGCCATGGTGATGTCCTAACCCAGTCAATGACAGGGAAGTCTCGAGGTGACATTCGTAAGCAATATCCTGGTGCAGTTGCAAGTGACACAGAATGCAAAG ATGTTTGTAGGGCAGGCGTGCTTACAAATACTGAGTGGGTGGTAGTGAAAGGTGTCGCCAGTTATTTTCATCAGAGCGAGTCTGCAACTTCTGATTGGATGTATTTTGCGAGTACCATGGCTGCCTCTATGGTAGCCAAGATGCTAAATGATCCAAGAGTTTTCCTGGAGTGGCCGCACTGTAGCCAAG TGACTCCTCCTGAAATCAATCTACGTGGTCCTAGGGCATTGGAGGCTTATAACAAGGCTCTTACAGAAGGAAAAAGTCGTCTAAAAAGGATTCCAATTATGTTGATTGGACAGGACCGTTCAGGAAAAACCAGCCTAAAGAAGTCACTGCAGGGATTACGATTCAACCCAAAAGAAGATAGCACTGTTGGGATAGATGTTGATCCGTCGCACTTCAAAGTAACCTCCGAGATTTGGAAGCCAGGGAAGGAGGATCAAGCAGCAAACAAGGAGAAAATGGCTACTTCGTTTGAGCATCGTGTAGCTCACTTAGTTGTTGAAAATCTAAGGAAGCAAGAGTTGACATCTGAAGTAAAGACTGTTTACAAATCGAAACATCCCCTACAAGATCCCCAGATCCCAGAGCTGTCCCCTACAGTCAATCATAGTCAGGTTGGCTCGTCTGCAGAATCGTTTTCAACTACACAAATTGAAAGAGAAGAAAATTATGCTATTATGCTATCCGGTGTTGCTTATGCCGATGATGGCAGTCGAGTCGTTCAAACTGCAGATAATTATCTGACAGAGACGAAGGCCAGAGAGAACAATGTTTCCTCAGGAATGATACCTAAAGAGATCGAAACGTTGATTAGGGAACTGGGAGATAGAGTTGACAAGATGGAAAGTGAGGATTACCTCTATTCAGTATTGTGGGATTTTGCTGGTCAATCAGTTTATTATGAGACCCATCAACTGTTTCTGACGTCGAGTGCAGTCTACCTTTTGGTTTATGACCTAAGCCGGGACCCTGAGGAAATTGCACAGCCCGTGGAAAGGCAAGGAGTCTTCGAGAAAATTAAAGAGAAGTCATGTACGAGAACTAACCTCGACTATCTAGACTACTGGATGACCTCAGTTTCCTCACAATCCAGTCGAATTGAAGATCACGATTTTTACTCTTCTTCAACATATACAGTACTGCCAAAGACACTTCCTCCTGTCCTCTTGGTGTGTACGCATTCTGACAAACCTTTTGGTGGAAAAGATCCTTCCGAACTGGCCATTAAATTGTACGGTTCCTTGGAAACAAAACCATATAGCACACAACTATACGATGATGTGTTTGTAGTGGATAACACTAAATCAGGTATGCAAATGGAGTGCTCAGAAGTGCAGCGTTtgagaaaatgtattttagatGTAATCAAGGAGCTACCACATACGAATGAATATATCCCAATCAAGTGGTTAAGGTATGAAAAAGCGCTAGACGTCGTACTGGATGAGGGCCATAAAAGGATCACTTTTGATCACGCAAGACGGATCGCCTCCGAAGTCTGTCAAATTCATGACCATCAAGAGTTTGTAACAGTTCTTGACTTTTTGCATGATCAGAGAATTATAATACATTTTGATGACACTCTTGAGCTAAACAAATTAGTTGTTTTGGATCCCCAGTGGTTGATCGATGTTTTCAAAACGGTAATAACTGTTAAGCGTTATGATCGTATGGAAAAGAGACTTAAGGATTTGTGGCTTAAGCTTGAAAGAGAAGGAATCCTGGAAGAAAAACTGCTCAAGCATATGTGGGGTTCATTGGCCAAAGAACAGGATACCTTTGAAAGCCTCATCGCAATCATGGAGAAGTTCAGCTTGTTGTGCTCTTGGTCTTCATCTGATGAGCCATTTAGTAGGAAATATCTGGTGCCGTCCATGTTGAGATGGTATCCACCACAGGAGATCACCAAGCTGATTACCTCGGCAAGACTGCCCTCCCTTTTCGTCAAGTTTGAACCTGGCCACTCTCCATCCAATCTGTTTCCACGACTTGAGGTTCAATTCCTTCAATGGGGGAGAAAGAAATTTTGGAGCACAGTGAACCCTCAGCTGTATAAGAATTTCGGCAGATTTTACACCAAAGACGGAAACAGTTCAGTGGTACTCTTATGCCATTCCTCCTTGATTGAAGTCGTTGTTCATGGAGGGAATGTTCGTTCGACGAAGGACGACTTGCAGACAAATCTAGGCAACTCACGCGCGGGTCAACGCGACTCATTTGAAGTTTTCTGTGCTCGTGAGGTCTTCAGACAGCTGGTGTTGTTGCTTGAGTGCTTGCGTAAAGAGTTTTGTTGGTTGAAGAGAATGAAATATCAAGCTGGGGTAATTTGTCCGGTTTGTTGCCATGGAAGGACTGTCAAGTATTGCACTACTCATCACAAGCAAGATTGCGAGCAGGAAGAATGTCTTCATTTCATACCTGGATCGGAGCTGCGTAATGCAAATCAGCCTATCACTTGCACCAGGTCGCCTGCTGCAGTAGATAACGTTGGCATCAACGACTTTTCAGCGTGGTTTCCCTGTTCACGTGAAGAG ACAACAACCGACGCGGTTAGTAGCAGACTCCTATGCAATCGAAGAG AGAGAGAAGACAGGACACTTACTCTCCCTGGCAATGTTGCTGAATCACTAGTATCGCCGTCATGTAATCCAAAAGAAATTGTACTTCAACTGAAAAAAACCCTACATTTGGACCAAACGGATTTGAAGCAACCCACCccggaaacaaagaaaatgatccGCTGTCTCGCGGCAACAGCTAAGGATTCCAACAGGATTGATCTTGTTAAACACCTGAGAGAAATCACACCAGCAGGGACAACTG GCCCAATGTTGCCTGGTAAACTTGATATTTGTGACATCCCAGTTAAGAATTGGAAAGATCTTACAGTAGATTTGACGG TAAGAGGCCGGTGGAAAGTTGTCGCGGACAGACTGGGCTTAAGAGGAAGTGAGATCGAATTTCTTGATGAGAGATATCGGAATCCCAGTGAACCTACATTGGAGTATGGGGCTCGTCGTCATGGCATGAATGTGGATGATCTGTACGATGTGTTAACTGAGTGTGAGATGCCAGTGCTGGCAGATATTTTGTGA
- the LOC136921861 gene encoding piggyBac transposable element-derived protein 4-like, with protein MAAASSSVCDPRNHRSGVNIHFVDEDELPLAHFVEHRVSEEEFYSDESGSSDEESDESTSDVDMDLEIVAEAQDWSDETNLREDEEFQEEVGINVNSENLRSCLDFFLLFFTAEVWTLLVEQTNLYAEQKRGHQESSVWYPVTIDEMKGWVSLYLNMGLVTKPNLTSYWSTDSSLSSPFFPSIMPRDRFLQILRYLHFADNTQAPRARSADCNKLYKIQPFLDLIIPRFQQVYKPQRQLTIDETLIKFKGKVHFRQYLPMKPGRFGIKAFTLAESSTGYLLNSKIYTGKEGNVVERDLGKKAVLCVMELFLDKGYYVFMDNYYTSVALFEELEERKTLACGTVRSNRSGLPKEICGIQEKKVKQLKRGECFGNYSHK; from the coding sequence atggcggcagCTTCTTCGTCGGTTTGCGACCCTAGAAATCATCGAAGCGGTGTAAATATTCATTTTGTCGATGAAGACGAGTTACCTTTGGCACATTTCGTGGAACACCGTGTCTCTGAGGAGGAATTTTACTCTGACGAGTCTGGATCCAGCGATGAAGAATCCGATGAATCGACATCTGACGTGGACATGGACCTGGAAATAGTTGCAGAAGCACAAGACTGGTCAGATGAGACAAATTTAAGGGAAGATGAAGAATTTCAAGAAGAGGTTGGAATAAATGTTAATTCTGAAAACTTGCGATCTTGTCTggatttctttttattattcttCACGGCTGAGGTATGGACACTCCTGGTAGAACAAACTAATTTATATGCAGAACAGAAAAGGGGGCATCAGGAATCTTCCGTGTGGTATCCGGTGACAATCGATGAAATGAAAGGTTGGGTTAGTCTGTACTTGAATATGGGTTTGGTCACTAAACCAAACCTTACTTCTTATTGGAGCACAGATTCTTCTCTAAGCTCGCCGTTTTTCCCCAGTATAATGCCCAGGGATAGATTCCTCCAGATTTTGCGATACCTGCACTTTGCAGACAATACCCAGGCACCCAGGGCTCGCTCAGCTGATTGCAATAAGTTGTACAAGATACAGCCATTTCTAGACCTGATAATACCTAGGTTTCAGCAAGTGTATAAACCTCAGAGGCAGCTAACCATTGATGAAACTTTGATCAAGTTCAAAGGAAAAGTTCACTTCAGACAGTACCTTCCAATGAAGCCAGGACGATTTGGAATTAAGGCTTTTACACTTGCAGAATCCAGTACTGGctatttgttaaatagtaaGATTTACACTGGTAAGGAAGGAAATGTTGTGGAGAGAGACTTGGGCAAGAAAGCTGTCTTGTGTGTAATGGAACTATTCTTAGACAAGGGATACTATGTCTTCATGGACAATTATTATACATCGGTTGCATTATTTGAGGAACTTGAGGAAAGGAAAACTCTGGCATGTGGGACAGTGAGGTCCAACAGATCAGGCCTACCAAAAGAAATCTGTGGGattcaagaaaagaaagtaaagcaACTTAAACGGGGGGAGTGTTTTGGCAACTATTCCCACAAGTGA